The following proteins are co-located in the Xiphophorus maculatus strain JP 163 A chromosome 24, X_maculatus-5.0-male, whole genome shotgun sequence genome:
- the LOC102235356 gene encoding helix-loop-helix protein 2-like gives MMLSPDQAEADLSWTQSDPESMLNGLKSAGCTSDEPTEGEEQRAKCKAEQPLSREEKRRRRRATAKYRSAHATRERIRVEAFNVAFAELRKLLPTLPPDKKLSKIEILRLAICYISYLNHVLDV, from the coding sequence ATGATGCTGAGTCCGGATCAAGCCGAGGCGGACCTGTCGTGGACCCAGTCCGACCCGGAGTCGATGCTCAACGGCCTCAAGTCGGCCGGCTGCACCTCGGACGAGCCGACCGAGGGCGAGGAGCAGCGGGCCAAATGCAAAGCCGAGCAGCCGCTGAGcagggaggagaagaggaggcgGCGGCGGGCCACGGCCAAGTACCGCTCCGCGCACGCAACCCGGGAGCGGATCCGGGTGGAGGCGTTCAACGTGGCCTTCGCGGAGCTGCGCAAGCTGCTGCCCACGTTGCCCCCGGACAAAAAACTCTCCAAGATCGAGATCCTCAGACTGGCTATTTGTTACATCTCCTACCTGAACCACGTGTTGGATGTTTGA